One genomic region from Pyrobaculum islandicum DSM 4184 encodes:
- a CDS encoding Panacea domain-containing protein, whose translation MDVGRRALLYLVVSHWRRWGEVWGKKKVQKLMFLVEHWDGGRGVSKSLGLTGYRFVVWLYGPYSPQVDEDLEWLVEEGYISERVYGYDSYHSVVADGEVVRLGFYDDDESPKVIYVYRPTLRARFVRIGEPLRARIDAVVDKFGRYTANELETLTTAMLGVEKRKALGKAVDEIVQLGGGTRNTT comes from the coding sequence ATGGACGTGGGGAGGCGGGCCCTTCTGTATCTGGTGGTGTCACACTGGCGGAGGTGGGGGGAGGTGTGGGGGAAGAAGAAGGTGCAGAAGCTGATGTTCCTAGTGGAGCACTGGGACGGGGGGAGGGGGGTGTCCAAGTCGCTGGGCCTCACTGGGTACAGGTTTGTGGTGTGGCTCTACGGGCCCTACTCGCCTCAGGTGGATGAGGATTTGGAGTGGCTTGTGGAGGAGGGGTACATCTCGGAGAGGGTGTACGGATACGACTCGTACCACAGCGTGGTGGCCGACGGCGAGGTGGTGAGGCTGGGCTTCTACGACGACGACGAGTCGCCCAAGGTGATATACGTGTACCGCCCAACCCTGCGCGCCAGGTTTGTGAGGATAGGGGAGCCCCTACGGGCGAGGATAGACGCCGTGGTGGACAAGTTCGGCCGCTATACTGCGAACGAGCTTGAGACCCTCACGACAGCGATGCTGGGCGTCGAGAAGAGGAAAGCACTCGGGAAGGCAGTAGACGAAATAGTCCAGCTAGGCGGTGGAACGCGTAATACAACCTAG
- a CDS encoding AAA family ATPase, which produces MATYFGGVRVSVSNFGPVRRAELVAGDLTAVIGPNNVGKSWLASLIYAVHNLVFFHLPAIAHHALSEVGMRRCSGAGAECLREHLEEVERVALEMSKMSTGEALKRELQSVLGTSDFVTYGEEEAIVEASAPSLEVSFKALLPRGERPRVEVNISSSFVKRAVEDVEWAAFSARGASLSFKGLLPMRRSVYIPAERIALLTAFYGVVEALIRLYGISQVVREELPRQFFKPSLSLYAADVINLIRSGAVERVGGQFGGVETALLDGDVAVDRGTLAIVYEYASGLKLPAAFASSGVAQVAGLLLGLMVRRGDLAVVEEPEINLHANRQVQVAELLAREARRRPLFVTTHSDLVVMKLAHLYAKGEVESLRLYYLHDGELEELPVDRSGGVPEIKSISSVIEELSGEALELYAQLQRSVR; this is translated from the coding sequence GTGGCTACATACTTCGGTGGGGTTAGGGTGTCTGTGTCTAATTTTGGGCCGGTGAGACGGGCTGAGCTGGTGGCGGGGGACCTCACCGCCGTCATAGGCCCGAATAACGTGGGTAAGTCGTGGCTGGCTTCCCTCATATACGCGGTTCACAACCTCGTCTTCTTCCACTTGCCTGCTATTGCACACCACGCCCTGTCTGAGGTGGGTATGCGGAGGTGCTCCGGGGCCGGCGCCGAGTGTCTCAGGGAGCATCTGGAAGAGGTGGAGAGGGTTGCACTGGAGATGTCGAAGATGTCTACAGGAGAAGCCTTAAAGCGAGAGTTGCAATCCGTGTTGGGGACAAGCGACTTTGTCACATACGGCGAAGAGGAGGCGATTGTGGAGGCTAGTGCACCATCGCTGGAGGTCTCTTTTAAGGCGCTTCTTCCCAGGGGAGAGAGGCCGCGCGTTGAGGTAAACATATCCAGTAGTTTCGTAAAACGCGCTGTAGAGGACGTCGAGTGGGCGGCGTTCTCAGCCCGCGGGGCGAGCCTCAGCTTTAAAGGGCTTCTCCCCATGCGACGCTCCGTCTACATTCCCGCCGAGAGGATTGCCCTCCTCACGGCGTTCTACGGAGTCGTGGAGGCGTTGATTAGGCTGTACGGAATTAGCCAGGTGGTTAGGGAGGAGCTTCCCAGGCAGTTTTTCAAGCCTTCTCTGTCGCTGTATGCAGCCGACGTGATAAATCTCATTAGGAGCGGCGCGGTGGAGAGAGTGGGTGGGCAGTTCGGCGGCGTTGAGACTGCGCTTCTCGACGGCGACGTGGCCGTGGACAGGGGGACCCTGGCGATTGTGTATGAATACGCGAGCGGGCTGAAGCTGCCGGCGGCTTTTGCCTCGTCTGGCGTGGCGCAGGTGGCGGGGCTCCTGCTGGGCCTCATGGTGAGGAGGGGCGACCTGGCGGTGGTGGAGGAGCCCGAGATCAACCTGCACGCCAATAGGCAGGTCCAGGTGGCCGAGCTGCTGGCCCGGGAGGCGCGGCGGAGGCCTCTCTTCGTGACAACCCACTCGGACCTAGTGGTGATGAAGCTGGCCCACCTCTACGCGAAGGGGGAGGTGGAGAGCCTGAGGCTGTACTACCTACACGACGGCGAGCTGGAGGAGCTACCCGTCGACAGAAGCGGGGGCGTGCCCGAGATAAAGTCCATCTCCTCCGTGATAGAGGAGCTGAGCGGAGAGGCCCTAGAGCTATATGCCCAACTGCAACGCAGCGTGCGTTAG
- a CDS encoding PaREP1 family protein, producing MAVVLPERLVREAERRGIDVGEVALEALARALELDPADVAAARVELAERFLAEAEQYVERGDAVQASEKLYKAVEECVKALAEELGVEALGEVRRRGRWDTWLLGRAAREAAERLGEDRVRLAWKDAYDIHVWGFHEAKYDVRDVKAALPLARWLVEFVKSRVAGRP from the coding sequence GTGGCTGTAGTGTTGCCTGAGAGGTTGGTTAGGGAGGCAGAGCGGAGGGGTATTGACGTGGGGGAGGTGGCGCTGGAGGCCCTGGCTAGGGCTCTGGAGCTAGATCCGGCCGACGTGGCCGCCGCGCGTGTGGAGCTGGCGGAGAGGTTTCTCGCCGAGGCGGAGCAGTACGTCGAGAGGGGGGACGCGGTGCAGGCCAGCGAAAAGCTCTACAAAGCTGTGGAGGAGTGCGTCAAGGCGTTGGCGGAGGAGCTGGGGGTTGAGGCGCTTGGGGAGGTCAGGCGGAGGGGCCGGTGGGATACTTGGCTTCTGGGGCGGGCGGCGAGGGAAGCGGCGGAGAGACTGGGAGAGGACAGAGTTAGGCTGGCGTGGAAAGACGCCTATGATATACACGTGTGGGGCTTTCACGAGGCTAAATACGACGTTAGGGACGTGAAGGCGGCTCTGCCTCTGGCCAGGTGGCTCGTCGAGTTTGTGAAGAGCCGCGTGGCCGGCCGCCCCTAA
- a CDS encoding bifunctional ADP-dependent NAD(P)H-hydrate dehydratase/NAD(P)H-hydrate epimerase, giving the protein MEAISSLEMYVVDRNAEWLGVPRLVLMENAGAAVARNVVGRFPGARRVLVVCGTGDNGGDGYVAARHLHGAGLWVRVVGLGEPREELARANFEAVRRLWGVELALAATPLELLALQDWFLWADVIIDAVLGTGVRGALREPHATAVDLMNAAPAPKVAVDVPSGLDPDTGEVRDKAVRAALTVTFHKPKRGLLAEGARRYVGELVVEPIGIPPEAEVVVGPGDFAYLDFSRRADAKKGDHGRVLVVGGSLEYSGAPMYVALAALRSGVDLAVIAAPEPAAQAAKAYSPDIIAVPLEGPRLSLRHVEKVLRLAEKFDVVAIGPGLGLEGETPDAVKEIAARVKKPLVVDADAIKALGGSPVGGPQVVYTPHAGEFKALTGVEPPRGLRERAEAVREWAGRIGAVILLKGRYDVASDGRRVKINTTGTPAMTVGGTGDVLTGLTAAFMTKTRDPLEAAAVAAFVNGLAGEEAAAQLGFHITASDLIEKIPSVVRRYAREDITSPRP; this is encoded by the coding sequence ATGGAGGCTATCTCCTCTCTTGAGATGTATGTGGTGGATAGGAACGCGGAGTGGCTTGGGGTGCCGCGGCTTGTGTTGATGGAGAACGCGGGGGCGGCTGTGGCGAGGAATGTCGTTGGTAGGTTTCCGGGGGCGAGGAGGGTTTTGGTGGTGTGTGGGACGGGGGACAACGGGGGGGATGGCTACGTGGCGGCTAGGCATCTCCACGGGGCGGGGCTGTGGGTGAGGGTGGTGGGGCTTGGGGAGCCTAGGGAGGAGTTGGCTAGGGCGAATTTCGAGGCTGTGAGGAGGCTGTGGGGGGTGGAGCTGGCGCTGGCGGCGACTCCCCTGGAGCTTCTTGCACTTCAGGACTGGTTCCTCTGGGCGGATGTAATTATAGACGCAGTGTTGGGGACTGGGGTGAGGGGGGCGCTTAGGGAGCCGCACGCCACCGCGGTCGACCTCATGAACGCGGCTCCTGCGCCGAAGGTGGCTGTGGACGTCCCCAGCGGGCTGGACCCGGACACGGGGGAGGTGCGGGACAAGGCGGTTAGGGCCGCCCTCACCGTCACTTTCCACAAGCCAAAGAGGGGCCTCCTGGCTGAGGGGGCGCGGAGGTACGTGGGGGAGCTGGTGGTGGAGCCCATCGGCATCCCGCCGGAGGCTGAGGTGGTAGTTGGGCCGGGGGACTTCGCCTATCTAGACTTCTCCCGGCGGGCCGACGCGAAGAAGGGAGACCACGGCCGGGTGCTGGTGGTGGGTGGGTCCCTCGAGTACTCGGGGGCGCCTATGTACGTGGCGCTGGCCGCGCTGAGGTCTGGCGTGGATCTGGCGGTTATCGCGGCGCCTGAGCCGGCGGCGCAGGCGGCTAAGGCCTACAGCCCAGACATAATCGCCGTCCCGCTGGAGGGGCCTAGGCTCTCCCTACGCCACGTGGAGAAGGTGCTGAGGCTGGCGGAGAAGTTCGACGTGGTGGCCATCGGCCCGGGGCTGGGGCTGGAGGGCGAGACCCCCGACGCGGTTAAAGAAATAGCCGCGCGGGTCAAAAAACCGCTTGTCGTCGACGCAGACGCCATAAAAGCCCTCGGGGGGTCGCCGGTGGGGGGGCCCCAGGTGGTGTACACCCCACACGCGGGGGAGTTCAAAGCGCTGACAGGCGTAGAGCCGCCGAGGGGGCTAAGGGAGAGGGCCGAGGCGGTGAGGGAGTGGGCGGGGAGGATCGGCGCTGTCATACTACTCAAGGGCAGATACGACGTGGCGTCAGACGGGAGGCGGGTCAAGATAAACACCACCGGCACCCCCGCCATGACCGTCGGCGGGACAGGCGACGTACTCACAGGCCTCACCGCTGCGTTTATGACCAAGACACGTGACCCCCTAGAGGCCGCGGCCGTGGCGGCCTTCGTCAACGGGCTAGCCGGCGAGGAGGCCGCCGCTCAGCTAGGCTTCCACATCACCGCCAGCGACCTCATAGAGAAGATCCCAAGCGTCGTCAGGAGATATGCGCGAGAAGACATAACCAGCCCCCGGCCATAG
- a CDS encoding PaREP1 family protein gives MYVEEAWRALRAAYEELEWFGKTGDPALLRDAAEKGWLAVVKAIEELLRAYGVEAKTYREKRDALKKLGLRDLVRSFAAMSQLLHVDCYHDGMCDEQYVREYLKDVEDILDEVRRRLQRLRGL, from the coding sequence GTGTACGTGGAGGAGGCTTGGAGAGCCCTCAGGGCGGCGTATGAGGAGCTCGAGTGGTTTGGGAAGACGGGCGACCCCGCGCTTTTGAGAGACGCGGCTGAGAAGGGCTGGCTTGCCGTGGTGAAGGCAATCGAGGAGCTGTTGAGGGCGTACGGCGTGGAGGCTAAGACGTACAGAGAGAAGAGAGACGCGCTGAAGAAGCTGGGGCTGAGGGATCTGGTGCGTAGCTTTGCGGCTATGTCGCAGTTGCTCCACGTCGACTGCTATCATGACGGCATGTGCGACGAGCAGTACGTCAGAGAGTATCTGAAAGACGTAGAGGATATCCTGGACGAGGTTCGGCGCCGGTTGCAGCGCTTAAGGGGCCTGTAG